From the genome of Deinococcus malanensis:
CGGAGGTGAGACCGCAGCAGTTCGCCGGCCTCTCGGGCCAGGCGGATGGCCACCTGCAGCTCGGCGACAAGGCCAGAAGGATTCGGAAGATCAGTCATGCTCCGAAGATACGGGGTTACGCTCTCCGCGCGACCTTACACCCCTGGTCTCCGAAGGGCCGAGCAAGGCCGCTGAAGGGCACAGGTCCTGGAGCACGCACCGGTCACAGCGGGGCTCGCGGGGACGGCAGGTCAGGCGGCCGTGCCGGACACCGGCGACATGAAAGGCAGCGCGCTGTGCCCACTCGCGCGGCACCACAGCATCGAACCAGCGTTCGACCTTCTCGGCTGTCCAGCGCTGAGGAAAGAGTTCCAGCCGCTTGGCCACGCGCTCGATATTCGTGTCCACAGGCAGCGCCGGTCGCAACAGATCGAACAGAAGGACAAGACTGGCGGTTTTCATGCCTATACCCGGCAGGCCCTCCAGCAGGTTGCGGGCCTCCTGGTCATTGAGCTGCCGGGTGGCCGCTAGGTCAAGGGTCCCCAGGTGCTCGTGCAGGTGCGCCAGGATTCCATGAATGTAACCGGCCTTGATCCGCGCCAGTCCGCCGCCTGCGTCCCGGAGGACGGTCTCGATTCCATCCGGGCCGTCCAGCAGCGCCGCCTCCCAGCGAGGGTAGGCCGCCTTCAGGGCCGCAAATTGCCGTGCGGCCACAGTCGAGGTGTTCTGCTGACTCAGCAGCGTGCGAAGCAGGGCATCCAGAACCTGGCGTTCCGGACGCGGCAGGGGCAGGTCAGGATGGTACTCCGCCCGTAGCCGGGCGATCACCTCGGGCAGCCAGTCAGGCGGCGGTGTCTGCTCATGCAGCGGTGGGCGGGAGGCTCGGGGAGGCACCAACCCACGCTAGCGGGCCGGCAGGAGGGCGACCGTGGTCCGCCATCCGGTCAGCCGGACTGGCCTATCGGGCACGCTGCTTGCGCGTGTTGCCGGCGGCGTCCATTACTTCGATGTCGGCCCAGATCCCACTGGTCTCGGCATAGAACTCCACACGCGGACCCGGGGTGATGTTCAGGCGGTTGCCGTCGACCAGCACCTGAGTCACCCGGATGTCGTCGGTGACCACGCCCGCGACCCGGATGGTATTCCCCGTGCGCTCGTAGCGGGTCACCTTGATGGCCGGGCTCTGGTTGTCCACGGTGACCGGCAGGGTCATGGTGCTGCGGTTGCCGGCCGCGTCGCGGGCCGTGATGGTGTACTCTCCCCGGCCACCCTCGACCTGCGCCTGGAAGCGGAACTGCACGAGCCGGCGGCCCGGTTCCACGCTGACCGGCTGATCGTCCACGGTGATACCGGCTACCCCGGTATCGTCGAGCACATAGCCCTGCACACTGAAGGTCTTCTCGCGGCTGACCCCACTGCCGTTACCGCTGGTGATAGTGATGCGGGGTTTAAAAGTGTCGGTCTGACGGGCGCAGCTTCCCATGACCAGGAGCAGCAGAGGCAGCAGACACAGCGGGCGGTACATAAGAGGAAGTATACGCAGGGCGCCGCGCTGCAAAAGAGCCAGGTGCCCTGAAGGAGTGCGTCACCTATCCAGCCTGCCACCACCCCGGTGCCCACCCGTACAATGCGGCGCGTGAGTGCTCCTGTCCGAGCGGCCCAGAACCGCACCGCTTCCCGAAGCGCCCCGGCCTCCTCCGCCATTCCCGAGGGCACGCGGGACGTCCTGCCGCCCGAGTGGGCCCAGCGTGAGCACCTGCGTGCCCGCCTCTCGGCGCTGTTCCGGGGCTGGGGCTACCGGGGCGTGGAACTGCCTTCTCTGGAGTACGCCGATCCGTCGCACCCGCAGGACCGCCGCGCCTTCAAACTGATCGACTCCGGGGGACAGGTGCTGGCGCTGCGCAGTGAGTTCACCACGGCCATCGGGCGGCTGGTGCGGCTGCGCTTTCCACAGGGACCTTTCCCCCTGCGCCTTCAGTACAGCGGGCGGCTGTGGCTGCGTACCCAGACCAGCGAACTGGGCCGCCTGCGCGAGTTCAATCAGGTCGGTGTGGAACTGCTGGGGGTCGATACGCCGCAGTCCGACGCCGAGCTGCTGCATCTGGCGGCGGCCGCACTGTCCGAAGTTGGCGTGAGTGCCCAGCTGGAACTGGGCTTCCCCGGCTTTGTGGACGCCGTGCTGGAGGACGCCGGGCTGCCCGAGGACGCCCGCGACGCGCTGCACGACGCGATCGACCGCAAGAGTGGCGCCGACCTGGACCTGCTGGCCACCCAAGCGGCCCTGGCTCCCGAAATCACCCGGACCCTGCACGACCTGACCGACCTGTACGGCGGGCCGGAGGTTCTGGACGACGCGGCGCGCATGGCCCGAGGCGCGCGTGCCCAGGCGGCCGTGGCGCATCTGCGGGCGGTCGCTGCCCACTACGGTGGCCCGCTGCTGTTCGACCTGGGCGTCAGCCGGCGCTACGGCTATTACACCGGCGTGACCTTCCGAGCCTACGCTGACGGTCTGAACCAGCCGGTCCTGGGCGGCGGGCGGTACGCGCTGGAAGACGGGCTGCCCGGCGCAGGTTTTGCCATTGGCCTGGAGCGCCTGACCGGCGTGCTGGCCCCGCTGCTGCCCCCCGAGCCGGAAGTGGTGCTGGCCCTCGATCTGGAAGGGGCGCTGGCTGCCCGGGCGGCCGGGTTCACAGCCGAACTGGCCTGGACCGCGGATCAGGCCGAGTTACGGGCCTTCTGCGCTGCGCGTGGCATCCGGCGCTGGGCCCGGGGCACCGACCTGTTCGAGGCCAGCGCCCCTGCCAGCGGGAGCGGCGCATGACCCCGGCAGGCACCCGCACCCCGGATCACCTGACCCTGGCCCTGCCCAAAGGACGCATTCTGGAAGAGGCGGTCACGCTGCTGTCGCACGCCGGCCTTCCGCTGACCATGCCGGAAAAATCCCGGGCCCTGCGCCATGAATTTCCTGGCGTGACCGTGCTGGAACTGCGCAATCAGGACGTGCCGGTCTACGTTGATCTTGGCGTGGCAGATGCTGGCATTGTCGGCAAGGACGTGCTGCTGGAATCCGGCCGGCAGGTGTATGAGCCTGTGGACCTGCGCTTTGCCGGCTGTCGCCTGTCACTGATCCGCGAAGTGGGCGCGGCAGGACCCATACAACGGGTAGGCACCAAGTACCCCCGCGCCACGCGCGAATACCTCAATGCCCGGGGCATTCCAGCCGAGATCG
Proteins encoded in this window:
- a CDS encoding endonuclease III domain-containing protein gives rise to the protein MPPRASRPPLHEQTPPPDWLPEVIARLRAEYHPDLPLPRPERQVLDALLRTLLSQQNTSTVAARQFAALKAAYPRWEAALLDGPDGIETVLRDAGGGLARIKAGYIHGILAHLHEHLGTLDLAATRQLNDQEARNLLEGLPGIGMKTASLVLLFDLLRPALPVDTNIERVAKRLELFPQRWTAEKVERWFDAVVPREWAQRAAFHVAGVRHGRLTCRPREPRCDRCVLQDLCPSAALLGPSETRGVRSRGERNPVSSEHD
- a CDS encoding ATP phosphoribosyltransferase regulatory subunit gives rise to the protein MRRVSAPVRAAQNRTASRSAPASSAIPEGTRDVLPPEWAQREHLRARLSALFRGWGYRGVELPSLEYADPSHPQDRRAFKLIDSGGQVLALRSEFTTAIGRLVRLRFPQGPFPLRLQYSGRLWLRTQTSELGRLREFNQVGVELLGVDTPQSDAELLHLAAAALSEVGVSAQLELGFPGFVDAVLEDAGLPEDARDALHDAIDRKSGADLDLLATQAALAPEITRTLHDLTDLYGGPEVLDDAARMARGARAQAAVAHLRAVAAHYGGPLLFDLGVSRRYGYYTGVTFRAYADGLNQPVLGGGRYALEDGLPGAGFAIGLERLTGVLAPLLPPEPEVVLALDLEGALAARAAGFTAELAWTADQAELRAFCAARGIRRWARGTDLFEASAPASGSGA
- the hisG gene encoding ATP phosphoribosyltransferase, giving the protein MTPAGTRTPDHLTLALPKGRILEEAVTLLSHAGLPLTMPEKSRALRHEFPGVTVLELRNQDVPVYVDLGVADAGIVGKDVLLESGRQVYEPVDLRFAGCRLSLIREVGAAGPIQRVGTKYPRATREYLNARGIPAEIVKLSGNIELAALTGLADAVVDLVQTGSTLRANNLEELDVLFHSTARLVVNRAALKLRRERLRPLIERLRELIQSEPA